From one Natrinema saccharevitans genomic stretch:
- a CDS encoding methylmalonyl-CoA mutase family protein → MFDEQELAAISQQRESWEAETLDPSLERGERKERFATVSNHEVDRLYTPEDIADLEFDEDLGFPGEPPYTRGPYPTMYRGRTWTMRQFAGFGTAEETNERFHYLIDEGQTGLSTAFDMPSLMGIDSDHPMSEGEVGKEGVAVDTLRDMEILFDGIDIGDVSTSFTINPSAAVIYAMYIALADQQGVPRDEVRGTLQNDMLKEFIAQKEWVIPPEPSLEIVTDTIEFAVEETPKFHPVSISGYHIREAGSTAAQEAAFTLADGFAYVEDCLERGLDVDEFGPLLSFFFNSHNSIFEEVAKFRASRRVYARLMEEWYGADEPESKRMKFHTQTAGQSLTAQQPLNNIVRVTIQALAGVFGGTQSLHTNSFDEALALPSEKAVRVALRTQQIIAEESGAADIVDPMGGSFAVEKLTNEMEAEIMDYLEEIKAMGDGSVRDGVLDGIDQGYYHREIQGASYEYQQRVERGEEVVVGVNEYTIEEDTSPELLHVDETTRDRQLERLAQVKADRDDAAVDATLKALSDAIERDENVMPYIVDAVKAYATMGEIMQVFEDHHGAYREEISPV, encoded by the coding sequence ATGTTCGACGAGCAAGAACTGGCAGCGATTTCTCAGCAGCGGGAGTCGTGGGAAGCGGAGACGCTCGATCCGTCGTTAGAACGCGGCGAGCGCAAAGAGCGATTCGCGACGGTCTCGAACCACGAGGTCGATCGCCTCTACACGCCCGAAGACATCGCCGACCTCGAGTTCGACGAGGATCTCGGCTTCCCCGGTGAGCCGCCGTACACGCGGGGGCCGTATCCGACGATGTACCGCGGGCGCACGTGGACGATGCGCCAGTTCGCCGGGTTCGGGACCGCGGAGGAAACCAACGAACGGTTTCACTACCTGATCGACGAGGGACAGACCGGGCTCTCGACGGCGTTTGACATGCCGTCGCTGATGGGGATCGACTCGGATCATCCGATGAGCGAAGGCGAGGTTGGTAAGGAAGGCGTCGCCGTCGACACGCTCCGGGACATGGAAATCCTGTTCGACGGCATCGACATCGGCGACGTGTCGACCTCGTTTACCATCAACCCGTCGGCAGCGGTCATCTACGCGATGTATATCGCGTTGGCCGACCAACAGGGCGTCCCACGTGACGAAGTCCGGGGCACCCTCCAGAACGACATGCTAAAGGAGTTCATCGCGCAGAAAGAGTGGGTCATCCCGCCGGAGCCCTCCCTCGAGATCGTCACCGACACGATCGAGTTCGCCGTCGAGGAGACGCCGAAATTCCACCCGGTCTCGATCTCGGGCTATCACATCCGGGAGGCCGGCTCGACTGCGGCCCAGGAGGCCGCCTTTACGCTCGCCGACGGCTTCGCCTACGTCGAGGACTGTCTCGAGCGCGGGCTCGACGTCGACGAGTTCGGCCCGTTGCTGTCGTTTTTCTTCAACTCGCACAACTCCATCTTCGAGGAGGTTGCGAAGTTCCGGGCCTCACGCCGCGTCTACGCCCGTCTGATGGAGGAGTGGTACGGCGCGGACGAGCCCGAATCCAAGCGCATGAAGTTCCACACCCAGACGGCGGGCCAATCGCTGACGGCCCAGCAGCCGTTGAACAACATCGTCCGGGTGACGATCCAGGCGCTGGCAGGCGTCTTCGGCGGCACTCAGTCGTTACACACCAACAGCTTCGACGAGGCGCTGGCGCTGCCAAGCGAGAAGGCTGTCCGCGTCGCCTTGCGGACCCAGCAGATCATCGCCGAAGAGTCCGGTGCAGCCGATATCGTCGACCCAATGGGCGGCTCCTTCGCCGTCGAGAAACTCACAAACGAGATGGAAGCCGAGATCATGGACTACCTCGAGGAGATCAAAGCGATGGGCGACGGCTCGGTCCGTGACGGCGTCCTCGACGGCATCGACCAGGGCTACTATCATCGCGAGATTCAGGGAGCGAGCTACGAGTACCAGCAACGCGTCGAACGCGGTGAGGAAGTCGTCGTCGGCGTCAACGAGTACACCATCGAGGAAGACACCTCGCCGGAGCTGTTACACGTCGACGAAACGACGCGGGATCGCCAACTCGAGCGCTTAGCACAGGTCAAAGCCGACCGCGACGATGCGGCCGTCGATGCGACGCTCAAGGCGCTGTCGGACGCGATCGAACGCGACGAGAACGTCATGCCGTACATCGTCGACGCCGTGAAGGCCTACGCGACGATGGGAGAGATCATGCAGGTCTTCGAAGACCACCACGGCGCGTATCGAGAGGAGATCAGCCCAGTCTGA
- a CDS encoding cobalamin B12-binding domain-containing protein, protein MSIENDERTIRCLVAKVGLDGHDRGAHVISRAFRDAGFEVIYSGLHKAPDDIVQAAVQEDIDVLGISILSGAHDTLVPKIMDGLEEYGAKEETLVLVGGVIPEEDRDELEAAGAAAIFGPGTSIEETIDFVRKTVSDGRI, encoded by the coding sequence ATGAGTATCGAGAACGATGAGCGGACGATTCGGTGTCTGGTTGCAAAGGTCGGTCTCGACGGCCACGACCGTGGCGCACACGTTATTTCTCGAGCGTTCCGTGACGCCGGCTTCGAGGTCATCTACTCCGGACTGCACAAGGCACCCGACGACATCGTCCAGGCTGCGGTGCAAGAAGACATCGACGTCCTCGGGATCTCGATTCTCTCCGGGGCGCACGATACGCTCGTCCCGAAAATTATGGACGGCCTCGAGGAATACGGCGCGAAAGAGGAGACGCTCGTACTCGTCGGTGGCGTGATTCCGGAGGAAGACCGCGACGAACTCGAAGCGGCGGGGGCTGCTGCGATCTTCGGCCCCGGAACGTCGATCGAAGAGACGATCGACTTCGTCCGGAAAACTGTCTCCGACGGTCGTATTTAA
- a CDS encoding sulfite exporter TauE/SafE family protein yields MLESLLRVDVVLFVTIGLLGGAHCIGMCGPLVTMYAEQMSSRPDRETATTGSQNRRGHLTPYEVRQHALFNLGRTLSYALIGGAFGAFGGFVFVTTEQLTVIADFVRGSVGIIIGSFIIIAGVKYLLGGVSGVRIPGVQRITNRIAVRIDRYVNSPGIIGLGALHGLLPCPILYPAYLFAFATGSAVSGFLALGTLGIGTIPAVFAYGTLIESVDTIHRQRLHRLLGIVFIILGYILLTHGLMAIGIHLPHPMLPHYQPLGGAMNH; encoded by the coding sequence ATGCTCGAGTCACTCCTACGCGTGGACGTGGTCCTTTTCGTTACTATCGGGCTGCTTGGCGGAGCACACTGTATTGGAATGTGTGGGCCGCTAGTGACGATGTATGCCGAGCAGATGTCTTCACGTCCGGATAGGGAAACAGCAACAACAGGATCCCAAAATCGGCGTGGACATCTGACGCCATATGAGGTTCGTCAGCATGCGCTGTTCAACTTGGGACGGACACTCAGTTACGCACTTATCGGCGGGGCGTTTGGCGCGTTTGGTGGTTTCGTGTTTGTCACGACGGAGCAGCTGACAGTAATCGCGGATTTTGTGCGTGGGAGTGTTGGAATTATTATCGGTTCATTTATAATTATAGCCGGTGTGAAATACCTTTTAGGTGGTGTTTCCGGGGTTAGAATTCCGGGTGTTCAGCGGATAACAAATCGGATTGCTGTTCGTATCGATCGATACGTAAATAGTCCCGGGATTATCGGTCTCGGTGCGCTTCACGGATTGCTGCCGTGCCCCATTCTATATCCAGCATATTTGTTCGCGTTCGCGACCGGCTCTGCTGTATCCGGATTTCTCGCGTTAGGGACGCTTGGAATCGGAACAATTCCAGCCGTCTTCGCTTATGGAACACTCATCGAGTCCGTTGACACGATCCATCGCCAACGACTCCATCGTCTTCTCGGAATCGTCTTCATTATACTCGGATATATCTTGTTGACACATGGATTGATGGCGATCGGTATCCACCTTCCGCATCCGATGCTTCCGCATTATCAACCTCTTGGGGGAGCAATGAATCACTGA
- a CDS encoding TrmB family transcriptional regulator: MTELGELGLSSYEEKAYRTLLVTGAVTAAELSDTSGVPKGRIYDVLNGLEARKLIWRQSSNPNRYVAVQPETVVDRLLAERAYELNQEWDRYREKADTVRSNLLPTPPTESSFWLGSLGSDEMSTALQQHMRTAENVVKAAIGPPYEDATWETLQSEVEGFFEGANADLSVNLLFSEKAVTVLPDRFPHLIESQSTDITVRTIPEIALSFDVVDNVETTIDVLHPVSDEDRIGVIGIKDSQVVSEFEKHFQQLWSNAVPLLD; encoded by the coding sequence ATGACGGAATTGGGCGAGCTTGGACTCTCAAGTTACGAGGAGAAGGCCTATCGAACGCTTCTCGTGACGGGAGCAGTGACGGCAGCCGAACTCTCTGATACTAGTGGGGTCCCAAAAGGACGTATTTACGACGTTCTAAACGGCCTTGAGGCTCGCAAGCTGATCTGGAGACAGTCAAGCAACCCAAATCGATACGTGGCCGTACAGCCAGAAACCGTCGTCGACAGGCTTCTGGCTGAACGAGCATATGAGCTGAACCAAGAGTGGGATCGTTACCGCGAGAAAGCAGACACAGTTCGTTCGAACCTTTTGCCGACACCACCAACAGAGAGTAGTTTCTGGCTCGGATCGCTCGGGAGCGACGAAATGAGTACAGCACTCCAGCAGCATATGCGAACTGCGGAGAACGTTGTCAAAGCGGCTATTGGGCCTCCCTACGAGGATGCGACGTGGGAGACACTCCAATCTGAAGTGGAAGGCTTCTTCGAAGGTGCTAATGCAGATTTGTCTGTCAACCTCCTTTTCAGTGAAAAAGCAGTTACCGTACTCCCTGACCGATTCCCACACCTAATTGAAAGTCAGTCTACAGACATAACTGTCAGAACGATTCCTGAAATTGCGCTTTCGTTTGATGTCGTGGATAATGTAGAGACGACGATTGATGTTCTGCATCCAGTATCTGATGAAGACCGAATCGGTGTAATTGGAATTAAAGATTCGCAAGTCGTCTCCGAGTTTGAGAAACACTTCCAACAGCTGTGGTCCAATGCTGTACCCCTCCTTGATTGA
- a CDS encoding DMT family transporter: MHPYVLLAGAILSELFGTTALKLSEGFSQPVPSIGVVLGYGAAFYLLSLTLEELPMGVVYGTWAALGIVGVAGIGTIVFGESVDLAGLLGIGLIIGGVYCVTVVSQMSAH, from the coding sequence ATGCATCCGTACGTACTGCTCGCTGGTGCAATACTCTCCGAATTATTCGGGACAACTGCCCTCAAACTCTCTGAGGGGTTTTCACAGCCGGTTCCCAGTATTGGGGTTGTCCTCGGATATGGAGCGGCGTTCTATCTACTATCCCTGACGTTAGAGGAATTACCGATGGGTGTCGTCTATGGGACATGGGCAGCATTGGGTATCGTCGGTGTGGCAGGTATCGGGACCATTGTTTTTGGTGAATCAGTTGACCTGGCAGGCCTTCTCGGAATTGGCCTCATTATCGGTGGCGTCTACTGCGTTACCGTGGTGTCACAGATGTCTGCCCACTAA
- a CDS encoding digeranylgeranylglycerophospholipid reductase, translating to MANSYDVIIAGAGPAGAQCARDLADRGYDVVVLETEAEDKFPAQSDKSTGGTFASMMTSFGIPDDVVMHATESVVLESPNEHFIQDQPGFVLDFEAFKKFLVEDGRHKGAEYRFDARVRDPIVEDGDLVGVRYNRDQEVFGEIVIDATGPAAPLAKDLGIANLERENHAIGIEYLLEGVDLNHPGFADLTDAMMLRLDHEYAPGGYSWIFHTGNDTAKVGVCYIQNERYQENAIHDRTVDGYLEHWLDTDPRFENARQIAASPVRGSAHVQSPGSMSTDSFMAIGDTVPSIDPVWGEGIYKCMKSARAAAMTADRCLTKKIDTSAEEMRVYDDLWVEQVAPRQDRRLMMTRLLYLAPNERYDRLMRDLNKLSRDTLSDINDGSKQEIVKLLYPSDLSYLLRYWQETRFGMFSYFNYSSS from the coding sequence ATGGCCAACAGTTATGATGTGATCATCGCTGGGGCAGGTCCAGCGGGGGCGCAGTGTGCACGAGATCTGGCTGACCGTGGGTACGATGTTGTCGTTCTGGAAACCGAAGCAGAAGATAAATTCCCAGCTCAAAGTGACAAATCTACTGGCGGAACGTTTGCATCGATGATGACCTCCTTCGGCATCCCGGACGACGTCGTCATGCACGCGACTGAATCAGTCGTTCTCGAATCTCCGAATGAACACTTTATCCAGGACCAGCCGGGCTTTGTCTTGGACTTCGAGGCGTTCAAGAAGTTCCTTGTCGAGGATGGTCGTCACAAGGGTGCTGAGTATCGGTTTGATGCTCGTGTTCGTGACCCAATCGTCGAAGATGGTGATCTCGTCGGTGTCCGTTATAATCGTGATCAGGAGGTCTTTGGCGAGATTGTCATCGATGCTACGGGTCCGGCCGCGCCATTGGCCAAGGATCTGGGGATAGCCAATCTTGAGCGGGAGAACCACGCGATTGGTATTGAATACCTACTCGAGGGCGTCGATCTCAATCATCCTGGTTTTGCTGATCTCACCGACGCGATGATGTTGCGGTTGGACCACGAGTACGCCCCTGGGGGTTACTCGTGGATCTTCCATACGGGCAACGACACAGCGAAAGTCGGTGTCTGTTACATCCAGAATGAACGCTATCAAGAAAACGCCATTCACGATCGCACCGTCGACGGGTATCTCGAACATTGGCTCGATACTGATCCGCGGTTCGAGAACGCCAGACAAATTGCAGCGAGTCCGGTTCGGGGATCAGCACATGTACAGTCACCCGGATCGATGAGTACTGATTCGTTTATGGCGATCGGTGATACTGTCCCGTCGATTGATCCCGTCTGGGGCGAGGGAATCTACAAGTGTATGAAATCAGCTCGAGCAGCTGCGATGACAGCCGATCGTTGTCTGACGAAGAAGATAGACACCTCTGCTGAGGAGATGAGAGTCTACGACGACCTCTGGGTGGAGCAAGTTGCCCCCAGACAAGACCGTCGATTGATGATGACGAGGTTGCTATACCTTGCACCAAACGAACGATACGACCGGCTAATGCGAGATCTGAACAAGCTCTCTCGAGATACCCTCTCAGATATTAACGATGGGAGCAAGCAGGAAATTGTAAAACTGTTGTACCCCAGTGATCTATCCTACCTCTTGAGATATTGGCAAGAAACACGATTTGGAATGTTCTCATACTTCAACTATAGTAGCTCTTGA
- a CDS encoding MBL fold metallo-hydrolase, producing the protein MRVTYQHANIAAGNESTLLRCTAADGTHACVLIDSGEGVDLDSLLADDEYLNAILLTHPHIDHYRTLAKNVRHNAPIYTADATATVLEQTLPEATKDNDLGDISDAVAALEPIDDWTAILNGLEIRPVAAGHTPGGAGFLIRFRDETATGPLHGRQHILVSGDFTTRPCAGFPGLATSYPFDIDCLLLNVATNNSYVTALNESLETTLEHAYAGSRVVVAASSLTGVHYAALLGHCTTTLEREVPITLVGQAAKLYDALEYAVPGVESTTVFDRTDEVLTDGGITIAGPDAPTTGSTRRLLRAIADNPAAAFVQLATDDGGSLSDTRCTTRSFPLSNHPHSETLTDVVREIAPKEVVVKHTSGSGLKQFQRRFDRCFTWGTNDTDIHCLYEDGEWLVPDWIPESTASRIRSRQWEATQDRSLEFDASLTHCRRVPVDLEGEGVDLESLDETFSREMEDPYASPPETDDSGGTETERNAVSQEERSFETEVLDRLAALETTLEQSEETVPARVLSDGANDQFLHLLESVDVDAGDVVEVTIKIETDDD; encoded by the coding sequence ATGCGTGTCACATATCAACATGCCAACATAGCTGCTGGGAATGAGTCGACGCTGTTGCGGTGTACCGCTGCGGACGGCACGCATGCCTGCGTTCTCATCGATTCCGGGGAGGGCGTCGATCTCGACAGTTTGCTTGCGGATGACGAGTACCTGAACGCGATTCTACTGACCCACCCGCATATCGATCACTATCGAACGCTCGCGAAAAACGTCCGACACAACGCACCGATCTACACTGCTGACGCAACCGCAACCGTCCTCGAACAGACGCTCCCGGAAGCCACGAAGGACAACGACCTCGGGGACATCTCCGACGCAGTAGCCGCACTCGAGCCGATCGACGACTGGACAGCGATACTCAACGGGCTCGAGATCCGACCGGTTGCTGCCGGGCACACACCCGGCGGGGCAGGGTTCCTCATCAGATTTCGCGACGAGACCGCGACTGGTCCCTTACACGGGCGGCAACATATCCTCGTTTCGGGAGATTTCACGACGCGACCGTGTGCTGGGTTTCCGGGCCTCGCCACGTCGTATCCGTTCGACATCGACTGTCTTCTGCTGAACGTTGCGACCAACAACTCCTACGTAACCGCCCTCAACGAGTCGCTCGAGACGACCCTCGAACACGCGTACGCCGGCTCCCGCGTCGTCGTCGCGGCGAGTTCGCTGACTGGCGTCCACTACGCGGCGCTGCTGGGCCACTGTACGACGACACTCGAGCGCGAGGTGCCGATCACGCTCGTCGGTCAGGCGGCGAAGCTCTACGACGCGCTCGAGTATGCTGTTCCGGGCGTCGAATCGACGACGGTCTTCGACCGAACAGACGAGGTGCTAACAGATGGTGGGATCACGATTGCGGGACCGGACGCACCGACGACCGGTAGTACACGGCGACTGCTTCGTGCGATCGCCGATAACCCTGCGGCTGCGTTCGTCCAGCTGGCGACGGACGACGGCGGCAGCCTGTCGGACACCCGCTGTACCACGCGGTCATTTCCGCTGTCGAATCATCCTCACAGCGAGACACTCACCGACGTTGTTCGCGAGATCGCCCCGAAAGAGGTCGTCGTCAAACACACGTCGGGGAGCGGACTCAAGCAGTTTCAGCGGCGCTTCGATCGCTGTTTCACCTGGGGAACGAACGATACCGACATCCACTGTCTCTACGAGGACGGCGAGTGGCTGGTCCCCGACTGGATTCCCGAGTCGACTGCGAGTCGGATCCGAAGTCGACAGTGGGAAGCCACCCAAGACCGCTCGCTCGAGTTCGACGCCTCGCTGACTCACTGCCGACGTGTGCCGGTCGATCTCGAAGGGGAAGGTGTCGACCTCGAGAGCCTCGACGAGACGTTTTCACGCGAGATGGAAGATCCGTACGCTTCGCCTCCGGAAACCGACGATTCTGGCGGGACAGAGACTGAGAGGAATGCTGTCTCTCAGGAGGAGCGATCGTTCGAGACGGAGGTTCTCGATCGTCTCGCAGCACTCGAGACGACACTCGAGCAGTCCGAGGAGACGGTTCCCGCTCGCGTACTAAGTGACGGTGCGAACGACCAGTTCTTGCACCTGCTCGAGTCCGTTGATGTCGATGCCGGCGACGTCGTCGAAGTGACAATCAAGATAGAGACAGACGACGACTAG